From Spirochaetota bacterium:
TTTTTATTGATATTCATAAAAATATTAAATCATACATATTGACATTTGTAAAGTTTTTTTTAAAATCTAGTTGAATATTTGAATTACTAAATTTATTAATCGGGCTGTAGCGCAGTTGGCTAGCGCACTACTTTGGGGTAGTAGGGGTCGCTGGTTCAAATCCAGTCAGCCCGATTTTTTTATATTTGCATTCCTAAAAATTGACTTTGGTAAAGTTGATAATAAAATCCTTTTTTATTTAATAATTCTTCATGGGTACCTGTTTCTATTATTTTTCCTTCATTCATTACAATTATTTTATCAGCATTTTTAATTGTAGAGAGTCTATGAGCTATTACAAAACAAGTTCTTCCTTTCATGAGTTCTTTCATTGCCTTTTGAACATGAATTTCAGTTAATGTATCAACATTGCTAGTAGCCTCATCTAATATTAATATATCAGGATTTTTTAAAAAGGCTCTTGCAATTGTGATTAATTGTTTTTCTCCTACTGAAATATTAGTTGATTCTTCATTAATTACTGTATTGTAACCATCAGGTAGCAAAGAAATGAAATGGTGGGCATAAGCTTTTTTAGAAGCCTCTATAATCTCTTCATCTTTAGCTCCATCTTTACCATAAGCTATATTCTCTTTTATTGTACTATTAAATAACCATGTATCTTGAAGAACCATTCCTATAAATGATCTTAAATTTTTTCTTTTAATTGTTTTTATATTAATATCATCTATTAATATTTGGCCATTGTTTATTTCATAAAATCTCATAATAAGGTTAACTAGAGTAGTTTTCCCTGCACCAGTTGGTCCTACAATAGCTATCATTTCCCCTTCATTAATATTTAAAGAAAAATCTTCTATTAATCTTTTTTCAGGTAAATATGAAAAGTAAACAGAATTAAATTTAACTTTACCTTTAATTTCTATTAATTCAATACTATTTTCATTTTCTTTTTCTATTTCATCTTCATCAAGTAATTCAAAAATTCTTTCTGATGCTGCAATAGTTGATTGAATTAAATTAATTATATTTGAAATTGCAATTATTGGTTGTGTAAATTGGTTTGAATATTGAATAAAAGCTTGGATATCACCAATAGTAATTATTTTTTTTGTTACAAATATACCACCAACAACAGCAATGATTACATATCCGATATTAGAAATAAAATTCATAATCGGCATAATAATTCCTGAAAAAAACTGTGCTTTCCATCCAACATTATATAATTTTTCATTAATACTTGAAAATTTATCTATTGAATCTTTTTCTCTATTATAACTTTTTATTATAATATGACCAGAGAATGATTCCTCTATATGACCATTTATTTCCCCTAATATTTTTTGTTGTTCTCTAAATTGTTTTTGAGATTGTTTTGCAATAAAAGAAGTTGAGAAAATGCTTAGAGGTAAAGTTAAAATAGTAATTAATGTAAGAAGGGGGTTGATTGTGAGCATCATTATGATAACTCCTATTATAGATATAATAGAAGAGAAAACCTGAACAAGTCCTTGTTGTAAAGTAGAGCTTATAGTATCAATATCATTAATAAATCTACTAAGTATATCTCCATGAGTTTTTGAATCGTAATATTTTAAAGGTAATTTATTAAGTTTATTCATCATCTTTGATCTTAGATTTTTAACGAGTTTCTGAGAAACTCCAGCCATAATATATTGTTGAACATAATTAAATAAAATTGTAACAATATACATTAAAGAAAGATTGAAAAGTATTTTATAAATTTTTTGGTAATCTATTCTATAATTAGGAGAAAAATATCTTGCTATTATACCTTCAAAAAGAATAGTTAATGCTTTTCCCATTATTTTAGGGGCAAGAATGGCTAAGATTGTGGAAAATATTGTAAATAAAAGAACAATTAATAAGGAAATATAAAATGGTCTAAGTTCAAAAAGTAGTCTATTAAGTGTTTTGTTAAAATTTTTCGGTTTTTCAGGGGGAACTCCAAGATGTGCTCCCGGGCCTCTAAAACCAGGCCCTCGCATACCTATTCTTAATGTAGGTGTGCTTGTAGTTTGAAATTTATCTTTTTCTGACATTTATAACTCCTAATATAAAATTTTTAAAATAATGTTTGTTTATAATAAAATTTTTATCTTTTATATTAAATGCAGAATATCTTCTTCTGATAGTTGTGATTTAACAAAATTTTTATAAACTTCACATGTTTTTAATAAACTATTATGATTCCCAATACCTGCAATTTTACCATCTTCTAAGACAATAATTTGATC
This genomic window contains:
- a CDS encoding ABC transporter ATP-binding protein/permease → MSEKDKFQTTSTPTLRIGMRGPGFRGPGAHLGVPPEKPKNFNKTLNRLLFELRPFYISLLIVLLFTIFSTILAILAPKIMGKALTILFEGIIARYFSPNYRIDYQKIYKILFNLSLMYIVTILFNYVQQYIMAGVSQKLVKNLRSKMMNKLNKLPLKYYDSKTHGDILSRFINDIDTISSTLQQGLVQVFSSIISIIGVIIMMLTINPLLTLITILTLPLSIFSTSFIAKQSQKQFREQQKILGEINGHIEESFSGHIIIKSYNREKDSIDKFSSINEKLYNVGWKAQFFSGIIMPIMNFISNIGYVIIAVVGGIFVTKKIITIGDIQAFIQYSNQFTQPIIAISNIINLIQSTIAASERIFELLDEDEIEKENENSIELIEIKGKVKFNSVYFSYLPEKRLIEDFSLNINEGEMIAIVGPTGAGKTTLVNLIMRFYEINNGQILIDDINIKTIKRKNLRSFIGMVLQDTWLFNSTIKENIAYGKDGAKDEEIIEASKKAYAHHFISLLPDGYNTVINEESTNISVGEKQLITIARAFLKNPDILILDEATSNVDTLTEIHVQKAMKELMKGRTCFVIAHRLSTIKNADKIIVMNEGKIIETGTHEELLNKKGFYYQLYQSQFLGMQI